The genomic window CCTGATCAGGCGCAATGCGCTGGCGGCGCTTGGCGGCGAGGGTCTGCGCAACCGAGACGCTTTCAACAAATCCGATGATGGAGATAAGAAGGGCAGGCACCCATAATTTTTCAATCAGGGACAGGTCGGTGCTCGGCAGGGCAAAGGGCGGGAGGCCTTGCGGTATCGCTCCGACCAGATTGACGTTCCTTTCGCCAAGATCGAACGCAATGACGGCAAGAATGGTCAGCGCCACGGCCACCACTGGCCCTGCCTTCGCGGTCATATCGGCAGCGCGGGGGGCAAGGCCGACGCGCTGAAGCGCGGGCTTTGCTCCCTTACGCACCCAGAACAGGAAGAGCGTTGCGGGAATGCCGATCGCCAGCGTCCAGACATTCGTCTCGCCAATCGAGGCGGCGAGCGAACCAAGCATATCGGGCCAGTTATCGCCGCCTGCTGTAATGCCGAGTATATGTTTCAACTGGCTGGTCGCGATAAGAATGCCCGATGCGGTGATAAAGCCGCTGATCACCGGGTGGGAGAGGAGGTTTGCAAGAAAGCCAGCGCGCAGGAAACCAAGTATGGCGAGCATCACGCCCGACAGCATGGCGAGCGTGATTGCCGCTTCGAGATATTCAGCTGTCCCCTGCGCCGCGACCGCGCCAGCTGCCGAAGCTGTCATCAAGGAGACAACCGCCACAGGGCCCACCGCCAAAGTGCGGCTGGTCCCGAAAATGGCATAAAGCACAAGCGGAAGGATCGAGGCGTAGAGGCCCACGACCGGAGGCAGTCCCGCGAGCAACGCATAGGCGAGGCTTTGCGGGATAAGCATGATGGTGACGATCACCGCCGCCATCAGATCATCGGTCAAAATGTTCCGATTGTAAGTCCGACCCCATTCAAGGATCGGAAGATAGCGCGAAAGCATGGTTAAAAGGCCCTTCGTCCCGGCGCTTTATTGCGCGATCAATCCGCCTGGACCTGCCAGCCATTCACGCCCCTTGAGCATTCCGTTCCAGTAAATCCACGGCAAGGCATCCGCCTTCAGCATCCATGAAAGACGCGCAGGCTTCGTGCCGTCGACAATCCATTCTGGAAAGCTTGGCATGAGCTTACCGCCATAGCCGAATTCCGCGAGCACAATCTTGCCGCGTTCTACCGTAAGGGGGCACGA from Erythrobacter sp. SCSIO 43205 includes these protein-coding regions:
- a CDS encoding SulP family inorganic anion transporter, with translation MLSRYLPILEWGRTYNRNILTDDLMAAVIVTIMLIPQSLAYALLAGLPPVVGLYASILPLVLYAIFGTSRTLAVGPVAVVSLMTASAAGAVAAQGTAEYLEAAITLAMLSGVMLAILGFLRAGFLANLLSHPVISGFITASGILIATSQLKHILGITAGGDNWPDMLGSLAASIGETNVWTLAIGIPATLFLFWVRKGAKPALQRVGLAPRAADMTAKAGPVVAVALTILAVIAFDLGERNVNLVGAIPQGLPPFALPSTDLSLIEKLWVPALLISIIGFVESVSVAQTLAAKRRQRIAPDQELIGLGAANIASAFSGGYPVTGGFARSAVNFDAGAQTPAAGAYTAVGIALATLFLTPLLFSLPIATLAATIIVAVLSLVDLKTPSRLWHYSKADFAAHIATIAITLLAGVEMGVIAGVGVGLLLYLWRASRPHAAIVGRVPETEHFRNVDRHKVFTVPHILSIRIDEALTYLNARWLEEYVLEEVADRPAVRHVILMCSAVNEIDASGLESLEAINHRLGDGKIGLHLSEVKGPVMDRLKRSHFIEELNGEVFLSQSRAFDKLINDDGAPPEPVDHYEARGLI